A single genomic interval of Musa acuminata AAA Group cultivar baxijiao chromosome BXJ3-4, Cavendish_Baxijiao_AAA, whole genome shotgun sequence harbors:
- the LOC103982826 gene encoding alpha-1,3-arabinosyltransferase XAT2-like, whose protein sequence is MGSKLKLVRNVNHARRFRFLVLMAGCFVVTMAFLVASKPQTPVHSNSGFRTWLPPPQSGDDVVNGDNNGIQGIHSALSEKEDALGEVKKEEKQVPHVAESNIEKEKSFQREENAIVVESTPKEEASIHELTGTIQIPERKPLCDVSDQRVDVCEMYGDIRIPGNSSSVIFMEPSNAEPKELWQVHPYPRKGDEACLAGVRELTVKASSESPKCTFHHDVPAIVFSVGGYTGNLFHDFTDLLVPLFLTARQFDGEVRFVVTDFKRWWIAKYLPVLQRLSKYPVIDHDRDEEVHCFKEVIVGLRAHKEFHIDPARAPNGYTMIDFTKFMRRVFSVGRETLNCIEDLSARKPRLLIIARKRSRAFTNVDEIVAAAEELGYEVVVGEADAGTNLARFAQIVNSCDVMMGVHGAGLTNFVFLPLNATVIQIVPWGGLEWIAVLDFGNPAREMGLNYVQYSISIEESTLSEQYPKDHPAFTDPMSFHKRGFHVVRSTFMKNQNVKLDVSRFRDVLWKALEHMMQ, encoded by the exons ATGGGTTCCAAACTGAAGCTGGTTCGGAATGTCAACCATGCGCGAAGATTCAGGTTCCTGGTGCTAATGGCTGGATGCTTCGTAGTCACGATGGCCTTCTTGGTGGCCTCTAAGCCTCAAACACCTGTTCATTCCAACT CCGGTTTTAGGACATGGCTGCCGCCTCCGCAGTCGG GTGACGATGTGGTGAACGGAGATAATAATGGGATACAGGGGATTCATTCAGCTCTTTCTGAAAAGGAAGATGCATTGG GTGAagtaaagaaagaagagaaacaaGTACCACATGTAGCAGAGAGCAACATTGAGAAAGAGAAGAGTTTCCAGAGAGAAGAGAATGCCATTGTTGTTGAGTCAACTCCGAAGGAAGAAGCAAGCATCCATGAACTAACAGGTACAATTCAGATTCCAGAGAGGAAGCCACTGTGTGATGTTTCAGACCAACGAGTGGATGTCTGTGAAATGTATGGAGATATCAGGATTCCCGGGAACTCTTCGTCTGTCATATTCATGGAACCATCCAACGCAGAGCCGAAAGAGCTTTGGCAAGTTCATCCTTATCCTCGCAAGGGAGACGAGGCCTGTCTCGCCGGCGTCAGGGAACTTACAGTCAAAGCAAGCAGTGAATCCCCCAAGTGCACCTTCCACCACGATGTCCCGGCTATCGTCTTCTCCGTCGGGGGATACACCGGCAACCTCTTCCATGACTTCACCGACCTGCTGGTTCCTCTCTTCCTGACCGCACGCCAATTTGATGGGGAGGTCCGGTTCGTGGTGACCGACTTCAAGAGATGGTGGATCGCCAAGTACCTTCCCGTGCTTCAGCGGCTGTCCAAGTACCCGGTGATCGACCACGACAGGGACGAGGAAGTGCATTGTTTCAAAGAGGTAATCGTTGGCCTCCGCGCCCACAAGGAGTTCCACATCGACCCTGCCAGAGCTCCTAATGGCTATACCATGATCGACTTCACCAAATTCATGAGGCGCGTCTTCTCTGTTGGCCGAGAGACATTGAACTGCATCGAGGATCTCTCCGCCAGGAAGCCGAGGCTGCTGATCATCGCGAGGAAGCGATCGCGAGCCTTCACAAACGTCGACGAGATAGTGGCAGCGGCGGAGGAGTTGGGGTACGAGGTGGTGGTCGGCGAAGCTGATGCGGGGACCAACTTAGCTCGGTTCGCGCAGATCGTGAACTCCTGCGACGTGATGATGGGCGTGCACGGCGCAGGACTAACCAACTTTGTGTTCCTGCCGCTGAATGCCACGGTGATACAGATAGTTCCATGGGGTGGATTGGAATGGATTGCCGTGCTAGATTTCGGGAACCCTGCCAGGGAGATGGGTCTCAACTACGTACAGTACAGTATATCCATAGAAGAGAGTACTCTTTCGGAGCAGTACCCGAAAGACCACCCTGCGTTCACGGATCCCATGTCCTTCCACAAACGTGGGTTTCATGTCGTGAGGTCTACGTTCATGAAGAACCAGAATGTGAAGCTCGATGTCAGCAGGTTCAGAGATGTCCTGTGGAAAGCGCTCGAGCATATGATGCAGTAG
- the LOC135635680 gene encoding U-box domain-containing protein 4-like: MASSEIQIPSEDSSDLRGGGRVAVLVQGIMERIRSEDEDDRIQAAREIRRLTKTSAKHRRYLSESIEPLVSMLRYGSPESGEAAMLGLLNLAVRDERNKIKIVDAGALEPLIYFLESTNSCLQEYATASVLTLSATCVNKPKISASGAIPLLVKILKDGNRQARIDAMMALYNLSTIPNNLNTLISLQPIPAVIKLLRSCKKSSRTHEKCCALLELLMGFEEGRAALTFEEGGVLTVVEVLEGGAPSSREHAVGALLTMCESDYSRYRDIILKEGAIPGLLELTIQGTPTSQAKAHQLLDLLRSTSQQRSGIQADAFQNIVSDIVSRIDGDDRAGKAKKMLAEMVQISMEQSLRHLQQRAVLCTPKELPVGGRPSGVHSK, from the exons ATGGCGTCGTCCGAGATTCAGATCCCCAGCGAGGACTCGAGCGATTTGAGAGGAGGAGGCAGGGTCGCGGTGTTGGTGCAGGGAATCATGGAGCGGATCCGGTCGGAGGACGAGGATGACAGGATCCAGGCGGCTAGAGAGATCCGGCGGCTGACGAAGACGTCTGCGAAGCACCGGCGGTATCTCTCCGAGTCAATTGAGCCCCTCGTTTCGATGCTTAGGTATGGAAGCCCCGAGTCTGGCGAGGCCGCCATGCTCGGACTCCTCAATCTTGCCGTCAGGGACGAAAG AAATAAAATCAAGATTGTCGATGCTGGAGCACTCGAGCCACTCATTTATTTCCTGGAATCAACAAATTCTTGCTTACAAGAGTATGCTACTGCATCTGTTCTGACCCTTTCCGCCACTTGTGTCAACAAGCCTAAGATCAGTGCCTCTGGTGCCATCCCTCTCCTCGTCAAAATCCTGAAAGATGGAAACCGACAAGCCAGGATCGATGCTATGATGGCTCTGTATAATCTCTCTACAATTCCAAACAACCTGAACACTCTCATTTCTCTCCAACCAATACCTGCTGTTATCAAGTTACTGAGGAGCTGCAAGAAGTCATCCAGAACTCATGAGAAGTGTTGTGCCCTTCTTGAGTTACTGATGGGCTTCGAGGAAGGAAGAGCCGCTTTGACATTCGAGGAAGGTGGAGTGCTGACAGTGGTAGAAGTACTCGAGGGAGGGGCTCCTTCTAGTAGGGAGCACGCTGTGGGAGCCCTTCTAACAATGTGCGAGAGTGATTATTCCAGATACAGAGACATTATCCTCAAAGAAGGTGCTATTCCTGGTCTTCTTGAACTCACCATTCAGGGCACACCAACATCTCAAGCAAAAGCTCATCAACTTCTTGATCTGCTACGGAGCACTTCGCAACAAAGATCAGGCATACAGGCAGATGCTTTTCAGAACATCGTTAGCGATATTGTTTCCAGGATCGATGGCGATGATCGGGCTGGAAAGGCAAAGAAGATGTTGGCTGAGATGGTTCAGATTAGCATGGAGCAGAGCTTGAGGCATTTGCAGCAGAGGGCTGTCCTGTGCACACCAAAAGAGCTGCCCGTCGGAGGTCGTCCTTCTGGAGTCCATTCAAAATGA
- the LOC103982824 gene encoding transcription factor RHD6-like: MALANGRIPQGWSSSHALIHGGWAASPQLSLNELFEGDPIYSFSSSHALGVANPCSLEEALSVVDFRGVPGGWCGSNSSLLDFEQGDGVTCTGIADSWLADGRIYSEMMSAYGSIGSPVREVEIQKRSRSMPITQEGDVPSPKKRCGNARTIKEKSSPSKDPQTLAAKNRRERISERLKTLQDLVPNGAKVDMVTMLEKAINYVKFLQLQVKVLATDEFWPAQGGKAPDTAQVKEAIDAILSSHRDRDCSSNQ, encoded by the exons ATGGCCCTCGCCAATGGTCGGATCCCACAAGGCTGGTCGTCGTCCCATGCATTAATCCATGGGGGATGGGCAGCTTCTCCCCAGCTTTCTCTGAACGAGCTATTTGAAGGAGATCCTATCTACTCATTTAGTAGCAGTCACGCGTTGGGCGTGGCGAatccttgttctttggaagaagcGCTGTCCGTCGTCGACTTCAGGGGAGTCCCGGGCGGCTGGTGCGGCTCCAACTCCTCGTTGCTGGACTTCGAGCAAGGTGACGGCGTGACGTGTACCGGAATCGCTGACTCATGGCTGGCTGACGGCCGAATCTACTCGGAGATGATGAGTGCCTACGGTTCTATAGGCAGCCCTGTGAGAGAGGTTGAAATCCAAAAGAGAAGTAGGTCGATGCCAATAACGCAGGAAGGTGATGTGCCAAGTCCGAAGAAGCGATGCGGTAACGCTCGAACGATCAAGGAGAAGTCGAGTCCATCCAAGGATCCCCAGACTCTTGCAGCAAAG AACCGGAGGGAGCGCATAAGCGAGCGCCTTAAAACTCTCCAAGATCTTGTGCCCAATGGAGCAAAG GTTGACATGGTTACCATGCTTGAGAAGGCCATCAACTATGTTAAGTTCCTTCAGTTGCAAGTGAAG GTTTTGGCAACCGATGAGTTCTGGCCTGCACAAGGAGGGAAAGCACCTGATACTGCTCAAgtgaaggaggcaatcgatgccatCTTATCTTCTCACAGAGACAGGGACTGTAGCTCGAACCAGTAA
- the LOC135586542 gene encoding proline-rich receptor-like protein kinase PERK9, with protein MSSSPPPSSSAIPPSSSTSTPPPPSPPPVSSAPSPFSPSSPPTSPPSVSPPPSIASSPPPVTTPSPPLPSSSPPPSASPQPPRLSPPPASSATSPPASVPSTPPTAPTDPPPSSGSPPPASLAPPSVTPPAGSSPTSPSAKPPNSSPSSPPPSASVGPPSVTPSKHASSPAESLPPNFSGGTTPKLPDRPPPLTSSITPPGSIPSPSKRGPNTPSVPGSDAGQGDGGLKTGPAVAIGLVVALLVLSIAGLAVCFLRKRKNSVAGCNAGFVRPSSFTSSIMSDSPLPMSPSAPCVHLHKSGSIETINSPPETAISSTTPWFLYKELYDITNGFAPQNILGEGGFGSVFKGCLADGREVAVKQLKVGSGQGAHEFKAEVEIISRVHHRHLVSLAGYCISDNQRLLVYDYVPNGTLESHLHGKRKPVMDWATRVKVAAGAAHGIAYLHEDCHPRIIHRDIKSSNILLDNNFEAQVSDFGLARLAMDACTHVSTRVIGTFGYLDPEYASSGRLTEKSDVFSFGVVLLELITGRKPVDSTRPMGDESLVEWARPLLSRALETGEFGELPDPRLEKNYNEAEMFRMIEAAAACTRHSAAMRPQMGKVARVLDYLADIDLSNGVIPGQSKVFHVAHSADVRIFQQLVFGRHDSSSEYSQYNWCCQTDM; from the exons ATGTCTTCCTCCCCTCCGCCCTCTTCGTCGGCGATTCCCCCGTCCTCTTCAACTTCGACTCCAccaccaccatctcctcctcctgtTTCTAGCGCACCATCTCCTTTCTCTCCTTCCTCACCACCAACTTCTCCACCATCAGTATCACCGCCACCATCGATCGCCAGTTCGCCTCCTCCTGTAACTACCCCCTCCCCGCCGctgccgtcgtcatctccaccaccttctGCTTCTCCCCAACCACCAAGATTGTCTCCTCCACCGGCTTCCAGTGCCACCTCTCCACCTGCTTCAGTACCATCAACACCTCCTACTGCTCCTACTGATCCTCCACCATCTTCCGGCTCCCCGCCTCCTGCATCACTGGCTCCACCATCCGTGACACCACCTGCAGGTTCTTCTCCAACATCACCATCAGCTAAACCACCTAACAGTTCTCCTTCATCACCACCTCCATCAGCGTCGGTAGGCCCGCCTTCGGTGACACCATCTAAACATGCATCATCACCTGCTGAATCTCTTCCCCCTAACTTTTCTGGCGGTACGACTCCTAAGCTACCTGATCGTCCTCCTCCCTTAACCTCTTCCATTACTCCTCCAGGCAGTATACCTAGTCCAAGTAAACGAGGTCCCAACACACCATCGGTTCCTGGTTCAGATGCGGGACAGGGAGATGGTGGTCTGAAGACTGGACCTGCTGTGGCTATTGGATTGGTGGTGGCTCTCCTGGTACTTAGCATAGCAGGACTGGCTGTGTGCTTTCTGAGGAAGCGCAAGAATTCGGTTGCTGGATGTAATGCAGGGTTTGTCAGGCCTTCATCATTTACATCTTCAATAATGTCGG ATTCACCACTTCCGATGTCCCCATCAGCTCCTTGTGTACATCTTCACAAGTCTGGTAGCATTGAGACGATCAACTCGCCACCTGAAACAGCAATATCTAGTACAACACCATGGTTTTTGTACAAAGAGCTATACGATATAACCAATGGCTTTGCACCTCAAAATATACTAGGTGAGGGTGGGTTTGGTTCTGTTTTCAAAGGATGCTTAGCTGATGGAAGAGAAGTTGCTGTGAAGCAATTAAAAGTTGGAAGTGGACAGGGGGCGCATGAGTTTAAAGCTGAAGTTGAGATCATCAGTCGTGTGCACCATCGCCATTTGGTTTCTCTTGCTGGGTACTGCATATCAGACAACCAGAGATTGCTTGTATATGATTATGTGCCTAACGGAACACTTGAATCCCATCTTCATG GGAAAAGAAAGCCAGTAATGGATTGGGCCACCAGGGTAAAGGTTGCTGCTGGTGCAGCTCATGGCATCGCATACCTGCATGAGGATT GTCATCCCCGGATAATTCATAGAGATATAAAGTCTTCCAACATCCTGTTGGACAATAATTTTGAAGCTCAG GTTTCTGATTTTGGGCTTGCAAGGTTAGCTATGGATGCTTGTACACATGTTTCTACTCGTGTAATAGGGACGTTTGG ATATTTGGATCCAGAGTATGCATCAAGTGGCAGGTTGACTGAAAAATCTGATGTTTTCTCTTTCGGGGTAGTGCTTTTGGAACTTATTACTGGACGAAAGCCTGTCGACAGTACAAGGCCTATGGGTGATGAAAGCCTTGTTGAGTGG GCACGACCATTGCTTTCCCGTGCACTCGAAACCGGAGAATTTGGGGAATTACCTGACCCTAGACTTGAAAAGAACTATAATGAAGCTGAAATGTTCCGAATGATTGAAGCAGCGGCAGCATGTACCCGTCATTCCGCAGCAATGAGGCCTCAAATGGGAAAG GTGGCCAGAGTTCTTGATTACCTTGCTGACATTGATCTTAGCAATGGTGTCATACCGGGACAAAGCAAAGTGTTCCATGTAGCTCATTCAGCAGATGTCAGGATTTTTCAGCAATTGGTATTTGGCCGCCATGATTCGAGTTCTGAGTACAGCCAGTACAATTGGTGCTGTCAGACCGACATGTAA
- the LOC135636605 gene encoding ubiquitin-like-specific protease 1D, with protein MAKERLQIDWKEMLAGRDDGPPPEVEVVAAASGHGEAGPADASELVQFSDHELQERIQRVVKQLSLGIGSRLNDSGAKLRASLRQMQAELDRRKLVRVPKASGRCSKVLQSENIESSGTVKDSSENSTAPKSHPQSSFTSKFLEKLQGKADAASNEDLKVISRGKSRGSEKNELQKDERQHQIATSSQSARLSSRQTHFQCASSIAKKDQHMSLTSKYRDLELSNLPKGKSYSNCKRRALDSEDTNSVAFKWKKVREVVLLDEEEVHTVEPMEDGCDKWKEVKVYYPSRDDPESVELSYADIKCLNPESYLSSTIMNFYIQYLQRPLAVTDRPRGDYHFFNTYFYKKLEEAVSFKVDKACFEKLRRWWKGVNIFQKSYIFIPVHGDMHWSLAVICIPAQEDESGPIVLHLDSLGFHNSQSIFHIIDRFLKEEWNYINQNSSRPDLPFSVNIWRHLSSSIEKKKITVPQQKNEYDCGLFVLYFMERFIEEAPERLKRKDLAMFGSKWFHPEDASGLRKQIRDLLLEVFRCAKRENNKAGSTSSCGSSEDD; from the exons ATGGCGAAGGAGCGTCTACAGATTGATTGGAAGGAGATGCTAGCCGGGAGGGACGACGGCCCGCCGCCGGAGGTCGAGGTGGTCGCCGCAGCGTCCGGCCACGGAGAGGCGGGGCCGGCGGATGCATCGGAGCTCGTCCAGTTCTCCGATCATGAGTTGCAGGAGCGGATTCAACGAGTGGTGAAACAACTCTCGTTGGGCATCGGGAGCCGGCTAAACGATAGCGGTGCCAAGTTGAGGGCAAGCCTCCGCCAGATGCAGGCGGAACTCGATCGGAGGAAGCTTGTCCGTGTTCCCAAG GCTTCTGGAAGATGCAGTAAGGTCCTTCAGTCAGAAAACATAGAATCATCAG GTACAGTAAAAGATTCCAGTGAAAATTCTACAGCGCCCAAATCTCATCCACAATCTTCGTTTACATCTAAATTTCTGGAGAAGTTACAAGGGAAG GCAGATGCTGCATCTAATGAGGACTTGAAAGTTATAAGCCGAGGCAAGAGCAGAGGTTCAGAAAAAAATGAATTACAAAAGGATGAGAGACAACATCAAATTGCAACGTCTTCACAGTCAGCTAGGCTTTCTTCCAGGCAAACACATTTCCAGTGTGCTAGCAGCATTGCGAAGAAAGATCAACATATGTCCTTGACTAGTAAATATAGAGATTTAGAACTTTCCAATCTTCCCAAAGGAAAATCCTATTCAAATTGTAAAAG GAGAGCTTTGGATTCGGAGGATACGAATTCTGTGGCATTTAAGTGGAAGAAG GTTCGAGAAGTTGTTCTTTTGGATGAAGAAGAAGTTCATACTGTAGAGCCTATGGAAGATGGTTGTGACAAATG gAAGGAGGTCAAGGTTTATTATCCTTCAAG GGATGATCCGGAATCTGTTGAGCTCTCTTATGCAGATATAAAATGCCTCAATCCTGAATCATACTTGTCATCTACTATAATGAACTTCTACATTCA ATACCTGCAAAGGCCCTTGGCTGTTACTGATAGACCAAGAGGAGACTATCATTTTTTCAACACCTATTTCTACAAGAAACTTGAGGAAGCTGTTTCATTTAAG GTTGACAAGGCATGTTTTGAGAAATTGAGGAGATGGTGGAAGGGTgttaatatttttcaaaaatcttaCATCTTCATACCTGTCCATGGAGA TATGCATTGGAGCTTGGCAGTTATTTGTATACCTGCACAAGAAGATGAATCAGGTCCAATTGTACTTCATTTGGATTCATTGGGATTTCATAACAGTCAATCGATATTTCATATCATAGATAG ATTTTTGAAAGAGGAATGGAACTACATAAATCAAAATTCTTCTCGTCCAGATCTTCCTTTTTCAGTAAATATTTGGAGACATCTTTCAAGTAGCATTGAGAAGAAAAAGATCACG GTTCCCCAACAGAAGAATGAGTATGACTGTGGGCTTTTTGTGCTCTACTTCATGGAGAGGTTTATTGAAGAGGCTCCTGAAAGGCTTAAACGGAAAGATCTGGCAATG TTTGGTAGCAAGTGGTTCCATCCTGAGGATGCTTCTGGCTTGAGGAAGCAGATACGAGATCTGCTTCTTGAAGTATTTCGGTGTGCTAAGCGGGAGAATAATAAAGCAGGATCAACATCATCTTgtggctcctccgaagatgattgA
- the LOC103982822 gene encoding serine/threonine-protein kinase 54 yields the protein MKEGGGDGFVRADQIDLKRLDEQLERHLSRPRTIEKRKEEERQREEWEIDPSKLVIKGVIARGTFGTVHRGVYDGQDVAVKLLDWGEEGNRTEAEISALRAAFSQEVSVWHKLDHPNVTKFIGAAIGAADLNIQTENGHLGMPSNVCCVVVEYLPGGALKSYLIKHHRRKLAFKVVVQMALDLGRGLSYLHSQKIVHRDVKTENMLLDRTGTVKIADFGVARIEAQNPNDMTGETGTLGYMAPEVLNGNPYNRKCDVYSFGICLWEIYCCDMPYPDLSFSEITSAVVRQNLRPEIPRCCPSSLANVMKVCWDANPDKRPEMDEVVTMLEAIDTSKGGGMIPPDQQQGCFGCFRRHRGP from the exons ATGAAGGAAGGGGGCGGAGATGGGTTCGTGAGAGCGGACCAGATCGATCTGAAGAGGTTGGACGAGCAGCTGGAGCGGCACCTCAGCCGACCGAGGACGattgagaagaggaaggaggaggagaggcaaAGGGAGGAGTGGGAGATCGACCCCTCGAAGCTGGTTATCAAGGGGGTCATCGCCAGGGGCACCTTCGGCACGGTCCACCGCGGAGTCTACGACGGCCAGGACGTCGCCG TGAAGTTGCTTGACTGGGGCGAAGAGGGAAACAGAACAGAAGCTGAAATCTCTGCACTTCGAGCAGCGTTCTCTCAGGAAGTCTCAGTTTGGCATAAGCTTGATCATCCTAATGTAACTAAG TTTATTGGGGCTGCCATTGGGGCAGCAGACCTGAACATACAAACAGAAAATGGTCATCTCGGCATGCCGAGCAATGTTTGCTGTGTTGTTGTCGAATATCTTCCTGGTGGTGCACTGAAATCATATCTTATAAAACACCACAGGAGAAAGCTAGCTTTCAAGGTAGTCGTCCAAATGGCTTTGGATCTTGGGAGAGG GTTAAGTTATCTTCATTCCCAAAAGATTGTGCACAGAGATGTGAAGACAGAAAATATGCTTCTAGATAGGACAGGAACAGTAAAAATTGCTGACTTTGGTGTTGCTCGAATTGAGGCTCAAAATCCTAATGACATGACGGGTGAGACAGGAACCCTTGGTTACATGGCACCCGAG GTCCTCAATGGCAACCCTTATAATAGAAAATGTGATGTTTATAGCTTTGGCATCTGCCTGTGGGAGATATACTGTTGTGACATGCCGTATCCTGACCTTAGCTTTTCCGAGATAACGTCAGCCGTTGTGCGGCAG AACTTGAGACCAGAGATCCCACGATGCTGCCCAAGCTCTCTGGCAAATGTGATGAAAGTCTGCTGGGATGCAAACCCTGACAAGCGACCGGAGATGGATGAGGTAGTGACCATGTTGGAAGCTATCGATACATCGAAGGGTGGAGGTATGATTCCTCCTGATCAGCAACAAGGATGTTTCGGGTGTTTCCGCAGGCACCGAGGCCCTTGA
- the LOC135636606 gene encoding histidinol-phosphate aminotransferase, chloroplastic-like isoform X2: MLMGVIGFSVASPSPSVTELYHDLRHLKINSGRFMASALPVEQVDQPPSRLRGDSFIRLHLRQLSPYQPILPFEVLSTRLGRKPEDIIKLDANENPYGPPPEATEALGSLKFPYVYPDPESRHLRAALAEDSGLESDYILAGCGADELIDLIMRCVLDPGDKIVDCPPTFTMYEFDAAVNGALVIKVPRQSDFSLDVPQIVEVVEKEQPKCIFLTSPNNPDGSIISDEDLLQILNLPILVVLDEAYIEFSGLQSKMKWVKNHENLIVLRTFSKRAGLAGLRVGYGAFPLSMIEYLWRAKQPYNVSVAAEVSACAALQNPDYLEKVKNSLVQERERLFSLLKEVPYLKPYPSYSNFILCEVTSGKDAKKLKEDLAQMGVMIRHYNKKELKGYVRVTVGKPEHTDALMECLNLLH; encoded by the exons ATGTTGATGGGTGTCATTGGCTTCTCCGTCGCTTCTCCTTCGCCCTCGGTCACCGAATTATATCACGATTTGCGGCATCTGAAGATAAATTCCGGGCGTTTTATGGCTTCGGCATTACCGGTGGAGCAAGTCGATCAGCCACCGAGTCGGTTGAGAGGTGATTCCTTCATACGCCTTCACCTCAGGCAGCTGTCTCCCTATCAGCCAATCTTGCCGTTCGAG GTATTATCTACACGCCTTGGAAGAAAACCTGAAGACATAATCAAGCTAGATGCTAATGAAAATCCATATGGTCCACCTCCAGAGGCAA CTGAAGCTTTGGGATCATTAAAGTTTCCTTATGTTTATCCTGACCCTGAGAGCCGCCATTTGCGTGCTGCTCTAGCTGAAGATTCAGGCCTTGAATCCGATTATATACTTGCTGGATGTGGTGCAGATGAGCTAATTGACTTGATCATGAG ATGTGTCCTTGATCCTGGTGATAAAATTGTGGATTGTCCTCCTACatttactatgtatgagtttgaTGCAGCAGTCAATGGAGCACTGGTCATCAAGG TCCCAAGGCAGTCAGATTTTTCTTTGGATGTTCCACAAATTGTTGAAGTCGTGGAAAAGGAACAGCCAAAGTGTATTTTCCTTACATCTCCAAACAACCCTGATGGAAG TATTATCAGCGATGAAGATCTCCTACAGATTCTCAATCTGCCAATCCTGGTTGTGCTGGATGAAGCATACATTGAATTCTCTGGATTGCAATCAAAGATGAAGTGGGTGAAGAATCATGAGAACTTGATTGTCCTCCGAACCTTTAGCAAACGAGCAG GTTTAGCTGGACTTCGTGTGGGCTATGGAGCATTTCCTCTTAGCATGATCGAATATTTATGGCGTGCAAAGCAACCTTATAATGTGTCCGTTGCAGCAGAAGTTTCTGCATGTGCAGCATTGCAAAACCCTGACTATCTGGAG AAAGTGAAAAATTCTCTGGTGCaagaaagggaaagattgtttagTCTTCTGAAGGAAGTGCCCTACCTGAAGCCATATCCGAGCTATTCCAACTTCATTTTATGTGAGGTTACATCTGGAAAGGATGCTAAGAAACTTAAG GAAGATCTAGCGCAAATGGGTGTGATGATTCGGCACTACAATAAAAAGGAGCTAAAAGGCTATGTCCGTGTTACTGTTGGGAAGCCAGAGCATACAGATGCCCTGATGGAATGCCTTAATCTACTCCATTAA
- the LOC135636606 gene encoding histidinol-phosphate aminotransferase, chloroplastic-like isoform X1, whose amino-acid sequence MLMGVIGFSVASPSPSVTELYHDLRHLKINSGRFMASALPVEQVDQPPSRLRGDSFIRLHLRQLSPYQPILPFEVLSTRLGRKPEDIIKLDANENPYGPPPEATEALGSLKFPYVYPDPESRHLRAALAEDSGLESDYILAGCGADELIDLIMRCVLDPGDKIVDCPPTFTMYEFDAAVNGALVIKVPRQSDFSLDVPQIVEVVEKEQPKCIFLTSPNNPDGSIISDEDLLQILNLPILVVLDEAYIEFSGLQSKMKWVKNHENLIVLRTFSKRAGLAGLRVGYGAFPLSMIEYLWRAKQPYNVSVAAEVSACAALQNPDYLEKVKNSLVQERERLFSLLKEVPYLKPYPSYSNFILCEVTSGKDAKKLKFIALLMASISILESDSIWIQENPACLAALSPSRIAIASLSICIKKMVN is encoded by the exons ATGTTGATGGGTGTCATTGGCTTCTCCGTCGCTTCTCCTTCGCCCTCGGTCACCGAATTATATCACGATTTGCGGCATCTGAAGATAAATTCCGGGCGTTTTATGGCTTCGGCATTACCGGTGGAGCAAGTCGATCAGCCACCGAGTCGGTTGAGAGGTGATTCCTTCATACGCCTTCACCTCAGGCAGCTGTCTCCCTATCAGCCAATCTTGCCGTTCGAG GTATTATCTACACGCCTTGGAAGAAAACCTGAAGACATAATCAAGCTAGATGCTAATGAAAATCCATATGGTCCACCTCCAGAGGCAA CTGAAGCTTTGGGATCATTAAAGTTTCCTTATGTTTATCCTGACCCTGAGAGCCGCCATTTGCGTGCTGCTCTAGCTGAAGATTCAGGCCTTGAATCCGATTATATACTTGCTGGATGTGGTGCAGATGAGCTAATTGACTTGATCATGAG ATGTGTCCTTGATCCTGGTGATAAAATTGTGGATTGTCCTCCTACatttactatgtatgagtttgaTGCAGCAGTCAATGGAGCACTGGTCATCAAGG TCCCAAGGCAGTCAGATTTTTCTTTGGATGTTCCACAAATTGTTGAAGTCGTGGAAAAGGAACAGCCAAAGTGTATTTTCCTTACATCTCCAAACAACCCTGATGGAAG TATTATCAGCGATGAAGATCTCCTACAGATTCTCAATCTGCCAATCCTGGTTGTGCTGGATGAAGCATACATTGAATTCTCTGGATTGCAATCAAAGATGAAGTGGGTGAAGAATCATGAGAACTTGATTGTCCTCCGAACCTTTAGCAAACGAGCAG GTTTAGCTGGACTTCGTGTGGGCTATGGAGCATTTCCTCTTAGCATGATCGAATATTTATGGCGTGCAAAGCAACCTTATAATGTGTCCGTTGCAGCAGAAGTTTCTGCATGTGCAGCATTGCAAAACCCTGACTATCTGGAG AAAGTGAAAAATTCTCTGGTGCaagaaagggaaagattgtttagTCTTCTGAAGGAAGTGCCCTACCTGAAGCCATATCCGAGCTATTCCAACTTCATTTTATGTGAGGTTACATCTGGAAAGGATGCTAAGAAACTTAAG TTCATAGCTTtattgatggcttcaatatccatCCTTGAGTCGGATTCCATTTGGATACAAGAAAACCCAGCCTGTTTAGCAGCCCTTAGCCCTTCCAGGATTGCAATCGCCTCACTGTCAATATGCATTAAAAAAATGGTAAATTAA